Below is a genomic region from candidate division WOR-3 bacterium.
TCCCGTTCCATCCAGGTCTGAAGAGCGGACTCAACCGCTCCTGCATCCCCTTTGTATGTTCCATTGAGCCACTGGCTAATAACTGATCCAGCATATCCTGCTGCTTCAGCAGCTTTGTTCTGGCTTATCTTGTATTTATCAAGAAACTCTTTAAATTCTTCTTTGAATGTCATACAAATCTCCTTTGATTAGATGTCGAGCGGGCTTTTTAAGAGAGGTTTTTGCTCTCGCTGGCGCACCGGTTCAGCTCCTGACGCAAGCGGTAAAGCGCTGAGATCAGGGAGTTCCTGTTTTGACGGTACTGGAAGGTCCAAAAAGGTTTTTAGGCAGTTTGTCTGCTTAAGCCGTTCGGAGCGATACCGCACCAGTTCAAGGTTAGCTCTCCGTGCTGCGTTAACCTTTTCATTGTCCGCAGCCACATCGCCGGTTGCCATAAAGTAGTCTGCCCGGGCGGTACAAATAGTTTGCCCTTGAATCGTCTGAACTAGAGCGGTGTCCGGCTTTACGATTGGGATGCGGACCACTACCTCCTGCCCAGAGTATTCGAGTAATTCCGGAGCCCAGTACTGCACACCCATAACGCTTACGCCATTGCGGGTAACCTTACGGACCTCAGGACGGGTAAGGGCAAGCGCCAGGGTTTGCATATCCGCCTTTCGCGGTTCCTGGGCATACCGGGCAAATATTTCGTCAGGGGTCTGCCCGTTCATGCCTTTTCCTTCACCGTGCCAGTTTGCGTTCCAGAACTCAATAAAGGCATCGAGCTTATTACAGAACTCCTCCCATGAGAGCAGAACCTTTTTTTTAGCCTTTTTATTTATAGCCCGGTAGTATAGGGTTACGTCCTCAGGGCGACTCACCGTGTTAGAACCAATGTAGTATCCGGAATCTTTGGCAATGTATTCAGCGAAGGTCCCGAAGGTTCGCTCCATACGCCCCTTGCTCTGGCCATGGTATGCCCGGGCATACGTGGTTTGTACGCCGAGCATCTGGAATGTGCCCTGTAAGTGCAGGAGATCCTCATCACTTACCCCCTGGGCTGTGATGGTATTTACTTTAAAACTTGCCCCCATAAGCACTTTGCAGCGGTAGTCTTTGCCGTTGTCCATATGGCACATCTCAGGGAGGCCGTAGCGCATTACCATCATGTAGAAAGCCTGCAGAAT
It encodes:
- a CDS encoding transposase; translated protein: FEALYQPFIDRDPSIFLPMQQVVSDHHRFDLLVAKDGRIFRPWITAWQDYRSGKILGWAPSVYPSSLTILQAFYMMVMRYGLPEMCHMDNGKDYRCKVLMGASFKVNTITAQGVSDEDLLHLQGTFQMLGVQTTYARAYHGQSKGRMERTFGTFAEYIAKDSGYYIGSNTVSRPEDVTLYYRAINKKAKKKVLLSWEEFCNKLDAFIEFWNANWHGEGKGMNGQTPDEIFARYAQEPRKADMQTLALALTRPEVRKVTRNGVSVMGVQYWAPELLEYSGQEVVVRIPIVKPDTALVQTIQGQTICTARADYFMATGDVAADNEKVNAARRANLELVRYRSERLKQTNCLKTFLDLPVPSKQELPDLSALPLASGAEPVRQREQKPLLKSPLDI